From the Pseudomonas baltica genome, one window contains:
- the dtd gene encoding D-aminoacyl-tRNA deacylase has product MKGLLQRVSSSRVEVAGEIVGAIDQGLLVLVAVEPGDTQAAADKLLHKLFNYRVFSDEQGKMNRSLTDIEGGLLLVSQFTLAADTQSGLRPSFSTAAAPALAAELFTYLLDQASSVHGKVASGRFGADMQVHLVNDGPVTFLLQV; this is encoded by the coding sequence ATGAAGGGTTTGCTGCAGCGCGTCAGTTCGTCGCGGGTCGAGGTCGCCGGTGAAATCGTCGGCGCCATCGATCAGGGATTGCTGGTGTTGGTGGCCGTGGAACCTGGTGATACTCAGGCAGCGGCCGACAAACTCCTGCACAAGCTGTTTAACTATCGGGTGTTCAGCGACGAGCAGGGCAAGATGAATCGCTCGCTCACCGATATAGAAGGTGGTTTGTTGCTGGTCTCGCAATTCACCCTCGCGGCCGACACCCAAAGCGGCCTGCGCCCGAGCTTCTCCACAGCAGCGGCGCCGGCCCTGGCCGCCGAGCTTTTTACCTATTTGCTGGACCAGGCAAGCTCTGTGCATGGCAAGGTGGCGAGCGGCCGATTTGGCGCCGACATGCAAGTCCACCTGGTAAACGATGGGCCTGTGACCTTCCTGTTACAGGTCTGA
- the tatC gene encoding twin-arginine translocase subunit TatC has product MSEIPENDQPMPLVSHLTELRTRLLRCVAAIFLVFAGLFSFAQQIYTIVSAPLREFLPVGSTMIATDVASPFLTPFKLTMMVSLFVSIPVILHQIWGFIAPGLYKHEKRIAVPLLVSSIVLFYAGMAFAYFLVFPLIFKFFASATPVGVMMATDITNYLDFVMTLFFAFGVAFEIPVAVVLLVWIGVVDVKYLKKARPYVVIGCFVVGMLLTPPDIFSQTLLAVPMWMLFEVGVLFAGMIKKRSDHEDAEQADSNDQPPATRP; this is encoded by the coding sequence ATGAGCGAAATCCCGGAAAACGACCAGCCCATGCCGCTGGTCTCGCACCTGACCGAACTGCGCACGCGCCTGCTGCGCTGCGTTGCAGCGATCTTCCTGGTCTTTGCCGGGCTGTTCTCCTTCGCTCAACAGATCTACACCATCGTCTCGGCCCCGCTGCGCGAGTTCTTGCCCGTGGGCTCGACGATGATCGCCACCGACGTCGCTTCGCCCTTCCTGACGCCGTTCAAGCTGACCATGATGGTGTCGCTGTTCGTGTCGATTCCGGTGATCCTGCATCAGATCTGGGGCTTTATCGCACCCGGCCTGTACAAGCACGAAAAGCGCATCGCCGTTCCCTTGCTGGTATCGAGCATCGTCCTGTTCTATGCCGGCATGGCCTTCGCGTACTTCCTGGTGTTTCCGCTGATCTTCAAGTTCTTCGCCAGCGCTACCCCGGTCGGGGTAATGATGGCCACCGATATCACCAACTACCTCGACTTCGTGATGACGCTGTTCTTCGCCTTTGGCGTGGCGTTCGAAATCCCCGTGGCGGTGGTGTTGCTGGTGTGGATCGGCGTGGTCGACGTCAAGTATCTGAAAAAGGCCCGCCCCTACGTGGTCATCGGCTGCTTCGTGGTCGGCATGCTCCTGACTCCACCGGATATCTTCTCGCAGACCCTGCTGGCGGTGCCGATGTGGATGCTCTTCGAGGTCGGCGTACTGTTTGCCGGCATGATCAAGAAGCGCAGCGATCATGAAGACGCCGAACAAGCCGACAGCAACGACCAGCCGCCCGCGACGCGCCCATGA
- a CDS encoding glucan biosynthesis protein G, protein MIVSSCTAPRTPGKRLRSIMLAGSALFCLFSASQLWAFSLDDVADKAKDLAAKKYEAPKSNLPAVFRDMKFADYQKIHFRADKAEWVDDKTPFRLSFYHQGMHFDTPVKINEVTSTSVNEIKYDANRFDFGDLQFDPKATEQLGYAGFRVTYPINRGDKQDEVMTLLGASYFRVIGKGQVYGLSARGLALDTALPSGEEFPRFTEFWVEKPNPDDKQLIIYALMDSPRSTGAYRMVLRPGTDSVLDVQSRVYLRDHVSRLGIAPLTSMFLFGSNQPSKVLNYRHELHDSTGLSIHAGNGEWVWRPLNNPKHLAVSNFMVENPRGFGLLQRGRDFSRYEDLDDRYDKRPSAWVEPRGDWGKGTVDLVEIPTADETNDNIVAFWNPEKMPEPGEPLDHNYRIHWTMDESELHSPDIAWVKQTLRSTGDVKQSNLVRQPDGSVAFLIDFEGPVLKSLLDDAKVRSQVSVGDNADLLENSVRYNPVTQGWRLTLRVKVKDTSKSVEMRAALVQDALPGDATDESAKTELARGAKAKAKADAEAVKVTEPAANGEAGKDKGVAKSDKPADAKADAKADAKADAKADAKADGKADAKATDKTADASKPGDANAQPDAAATPSTPEPIKTEQVLTETWSYQLPADE, encoded by the coding sequence GTGATTGTTAGTTCCTGTACTGCACCAAGAACACCAGGCAAGCGCCTGCGCAGCATCATGCTGGCCGGCTCTGCTCTGTTTTGCCTGTTCAGTGCCAGCCAACTCTGGGCTTTCAGCCTCGACGACGTAGCGGACAAGGCCAAGGACCTCGCGGCGAAGAAATACGAAGCGCCAAAAAGTAACCTGCCTGCGGTGTTCCGCGACATGAAGTTCGCGGACTACCAGAAGATCCACTTCCGTGCCGACAAGGCCGAGTGGGTCGACGACAAGACGCCTTTCCGCCTGTCGTTCTATCACCAGGGTATGCACTTCGATACACCGGTGAAAATCAACGAAGTGACCTCCACTTCGGTCAACGAGATCAAGTACGACGCCAATCGTTTCGATTTCGGTGATCTGCAATTCGATCCCAAGGCCACCGAGCAACTGGGCTATGCCGGTTTCCGCGTGACCTACCCGATCAACCGCGGCGACAAGCAGGACGAAGTCATGACCCTGCTGGGCGCGAGTTACTTCCGCGTGATCGGCAAGGGCCAGGTCTATGGCCTCTCGGCCCGCGGCCTGGCGCTCGATACCGCGCTGCCGTCGGGCGAAGAGTTTCCGCGCTTCACCGAGTTCTGGGTCGAAAAACCGAACCCGGACGACAAGCAGCTGATCATCTATGCGCTGATGGATTCGCCGCGCTCCACCGGTGCGTATCGCATGGTGCTGCGCCCGGGTACCGACAGCGTCCTCGACGTGCAATCGCGGGTCTACCTGCGTGACCATGTCAGCCGTCTGGGCATCGCGCCGCTGACCAGCATGTTCCTGTTCGGCTCCAATCAGCCGTCCAAGGTCCTCAACTATCGCCACGAGTTGCACGACTCTACCGGCCTGTCGATCCATGCTGGCAATGGCGAGTGGGTCTGGCGTCCGCTGAACAACCCGAAACATCTGGCTGTGAGCAACTTCATGGTCGAGAACCCGCGTGGTTTCGGTCTGCTGCAGCGTGGCCGCGATTTCAGCCGCTATGAGGATCTTGACGACCGCTACGACAAGCGCCCGAGCGCCTGGGTCGAGCCGCGTGGCGACTGGGGCAAGGGGACCGTCGATCTGGTCGAGATCCCGACTGCCGACGAAACCAACGACAACATCGTTGCCTTCTGGAACCCGGAAAAAATGCCGGAGCCGGGCGAGCCGCTGGACCACAACTACCGCATCCACTGGACCATGGACGAATCCGAGCTGCACTCGCCGGACATCGCCTGGGTCAAGCAGACGCTGCGCTCCACTGGCGACGTCAAGCAATCCAACCTGGTTCGTCAGCCGGACGGCAGTGTTGCGTTCCTGATCGACTTCGAAGGGCCGGTGCTCAAGTCGCTGCTCGACGACGCCAAGGTGCGCAGTCAGGTCAGCGTCGGCGACAACGCCGATCTGCTCGAGAACAGCGTGCGCTACAACCCGGTCACTCAGGGCTGGCGCCTGACCCTGCGGGTCAAGGTCAAGGACACCAGCAAGTCTGTGGAGATGCGTGCAGCGCTGGTCCAGGACGCTTTGCCGGGTGATGCCACCGACGAGTCCGCCAAGACCGAACTGGCCCGCGGCGCGAAAGCCAAGGCCAAGGCCGACGCTGAGGCAGTCAAGGTCACCGAACCTGCAGCCAATGGTGAAGCTGGCAAGGACAAAGGCGTAGCCAAGTCCGACAAGCCGGCGGATGCCAAGGCCGATGCTAAAGCTGACGCGAAGGCCGACGCCAAAGCGGATGCAAAAGCAGATGGCAAAGCAGATGCCAAAGCTACCGACAAGACCGCTGATGCTAGCAAGCCTGGCGATGCAAACGCCCAGCCTGATGCCGCAGCCACTCCGTCCACCCCGGAACCGATCAAGACCGAACAAGTCCTGACCGAGACCTGGAGCTACCAGTTGCCAGCCGATGAGTAA
- the hutG gene encoding N-formylglutamate deformylase, whose product MDNVFSFKQGTVPLLISMPHAGLRLTPTVEAGLVPEAAGLPDTDWHIPRLYDFAEAMGASLLSAEYSRFVIDLNRPSDNKPLYAGATTGLFPEILFEGDPLFKDGQAPSDEERATYLQKIWGPYHRALQAELERLRSEFGYALLWDAHSIRAQIPHLFDGQLPDFNLGTFNGASCDPSLGAELEAVCASNSAFTHVLNGRFKGGHITRHYGDPGRNIHAVQLELVQRAYMEEFDPFNYREDLAEPTRQQIKALLQTMLDWGARRYA is encoded by the coding sequence GTGGACAACGTATTCAGCTTCAAGCAGGGCACTGTGCCGCTGCTCATCAGCATGCCCCACGCGGGTCTGCGCCTGACGCCCACGGTAGAGGCCGGGCTGGTGCCCGAGGCCGCCGGGCTGCCGGATACCGATTGGCATATTCCGCGCCTGTACGACTTTGCCGAAGCCATGGGCGCCAGTCTGCTGAGCGCCGAGTATTCGCGTTTCGTCATCGACCTCAATCGGCCGTCTGATAACAAGCCGCTGTACGCCGGGGCTACCACCGGGTTGTTCCCCGAAATCCTGTTCGAGGGCGATCCGCTGTTCAAGGACGGCCAGGCCCCGAGCGACGAAGAGCGCGCCACCTACCTGCAAAAAATCTGGGGCCCTTACCACCGCGCCCTGCAAGCGGAGCTTGAGCGCCTGCGCAGCGAATTCGGCTATGCGCTGTTGTGGGATGCGCATTCCATTCGTGCGCAAATCCCCCATCTGTTCGACGGCCAGTTGCCAGATTTCAACCTGGGCACTTTCAATGGCGCCAGCTGCGACCCGAGCCTGGGTGCTGAACTGGAAGCGGTATGCGCCAGCAATTCAGCCTTTACCCACGTGCTCAACGGGCGGTTCAAGGGCGGCCATATCACCCGCCATTACGGCGATCCAGGCCGCAATATCCATGCGGTGCAGTTGGAGCTGGTGCAACGGGCCTATATGGAAGAGTTCGATCCGTTCAACTACCGCGAGGACCTCGCCGAGCCGACCCGCCAGCAGATCAAGGCGCTGCTGCAGACGATGCTCGACTGGGGCGCCAGGCGCTACGCCTGA
- a CDS encoding methyl-accepting chemotaxis protein has translation MQRMTLALRGLVSGISDGVTQIASAAEELSAVTEQTSAGVTSQKVETDQLATAMNEMAATVQEVARNAEQASEAAVAADQQAREGDRVVNQAIAQIERLAAEVGHSSEAVNHLKQESDKIGGILDVIKSVAAQTNLLALNAAIEAARAGEAGRGFAVVADEVRSLAQRTHTSTQEIEALITALQNGTQEVTRAMDNSLELTDSSVELTRKAGVSLESITQTVSAIQSMNQQIATAAEQQSAVAEEINRSVINVRDVSEQTSAASEETAASSVELARLGTHLQSLVGRFRV, from the coding sequence ATGCAGCGCATGACCTTGGCCTTGCGCGGCCTCGTCAGCGGTATCAGCGACGGTGTCACGCAGATCGCCAGCGCCGCCGAAGAGCTGTCGGCAGTTACCGAGCAGACCAGCGCCGGGGTGACCAGTCAGAAGGTCGAGACCGATCAACTGGCCACGGCGATGAACGAAATGGCGGCCACAGTGCAAGAGGTCGCCCGCAATGCCGAGCAGGCCTCTGAAGCCGCTGTAGCGGCCGATCAGCAAGCCCGCGAGGGTGACAGGGTGGTCAATCAGGCAATTGCCCAGATCGAGCGCCTGGCCGCCGAAGTGGGGCACTCCAGCGAGGCGGTCAACCACCTCAAGCAAGAGAGCGACAAGATCGGCGGCATCCTCGATGTGATCAAGTCGGTGGCCGCGCAGACCAACCTGCTGGCGCTCAACGCCGCCATCGAGGCAGCCCGAGCCGGCGAAGCCGGGCGCGGCTTCGCCGTGGTGGCGGACGAGGTGCGCAGCCTCGCGCAGCGCACTCACACTTCGACCCAGGAGATCGAAGCGCTGATCACCGCCCTGCAGAATGGCACCCAGGAAGTCACCCGCGCCATGGACAATAGCCTGGAATTGACCGACAGCAGCGTCGAACTGACCCGCAAGGCCGGCGTGTCCCTGGAGAGCATCACCCAGACGGTGTCAGCGATTCAGTCGATGAACCAGCAGATCGCCACGGCCGCTGAGCAGCAAAGCGCGGTGGCGGAAGAGATCAATCGCAGCGTGATCAATGTGCGCGATGTGTCCGAGCAGACCTCTGCAGCCAGTGAGGAGACTGCGGCGTCGAGCGTCGAGCTGGCGCGGCTGGGCACGCATTTGCAGTCGCTGGTGGGGCGGTTCCGGGTCTGA
- a CDS encoding 16S rRNA (uracil(1498)-N(3))-methyltransferase: MNLLLLEEADFSAADRVVLRDRRLTHMQQVQRVAVGDSLRVGRIGGLMGRAEVLRLSAGEAELQISLDQPAPAKLPLTMVLALPRPKMLRRVFQTIAAMGVPRLILVNSYRVEKSFWQTPFLEPEAIREQLILGLEQSRDTVLPDVVIEKRFKPFVEDRLPAITDGTLGLVGHPGDYPPCPRAVDTAVTLAIGPEGGWIPYEVELLAKAGLQPVQLGERILRVETAVTALLARLY; encoded by the coding sequence ATGAACCTGCTGTTGCTCGAAGAGGCCGACTTCAGCGCGGCGGACCGAGTTGTGCTGCGCGATCGCCGGCTGACCCACATGCAGCAAGTGCAGCGGGTGGCGGTCGGTGACAGCCTGCGCGTCGGCCGTATCGGCGGCCTGATGGGCCGCGCGGAGGTGCTGAGGTTATCGGCTGGCGAAGCCGAACTGCAGATCAGCCTGGACCAGCCCGCGCCGGCCAAGCTGCCGCTAACCATGGTGCTGGCCCTGCCCCGGCCGAAGATGCTGCGCCGGGTGTTCCAGACCATCGCCGCCATGGGCGTGCCGCGCTTGATACTGGTCAACAGCTATCGGGTCGAGAAGAGCTTCTGGCAGACCCCTTTTCTAGAGCCCGAGGCCATCCGCGAGCAGTTGATCCTCGGCCTCGAGCAATCCCGCGACACCGTCCTGCCCGACGTGGTAATCGAAAAGCGCTTCAAGCCCTTCGTCGAGGACAGGCTGCCGGCCATTACTGATGGCACCTTGGGTCTGGTCGGCCATCCAGGCGACTACCCTCCCTGCCCCCGCGCCGTCGACACCGCAGTGACCCTGGCCATTGGTCCCGAAGGCGGCTGGATCCCCTACGAGGTCGAGTTGCTGGCCAAGGCCGGCCTGCAGCCGGTGCAGCTGGGTGAGCGCATCTTGCGCGTTGAAACTGCAGTCACGGCGCTTCTCGCCCGCTTGTACTAA
- the pip gene encoding prolyl aminopeptidase, with protein sequence MQTLYPQIKPYARHDLAVEEPHVLYVDESGSPQGLPVVFIHGGPGSGCDAASRCYFDPNMYRIVTFDQRGCGRSTPHASLENNTTWDLIADMERIREHLGIDKWVLFGGSWGSTLALAYAQKHPERVHGLILRGIFLARPQEIEWFYQAGASRMFPDYWQDYLAPIPQDERGDLLQAFHKRLTGSDQIAQMHAAKAWSTWEGRTATLRPNPLVVDRFSEPQRALSIARIECHYFTHKAFLEPNQLIRDVPKIAHLPAVIIHGRYDVICPLDNAWELHQAWPNSELKVIRDAGHAASEPGITDALVRAADQMARRLLDLPLEEA encoded by the coding sequence ATGCAGACCTTGTACCCGCAGATCAAACCCTACGCCCGGCACGATCTGGCCGTGGAAGAGCCGCATGTGCTGTATGTCGATGAAAGCGGATCGCCTCAGGGTTTGCCGGTGGTGTTCATTCATGGTGGGCCGGGGTCTGGTTGCGATGCCGCCAGTCGCTGCTATTTCGATCCGAATATGTACCGGATCGTGACCTTCGATCAGCGTGGCTGTGGCCGCTCGACCCCCCATGCCAGTCTCGAGAACAACACCACCTGGGACCTGATCGCCGACATGGAGCGCATCCGTGAGCACCTGGGCATCGACAAATGGGTGCTGTTCGGTGGCTCCTGGGGCTCGACCCTGGCGCTGGCCTATGCGCAAAAGCACCCGGAACGCGTCCATGGCCTGATCCTGCGCGGGATTTTCCTCGCCCGCCCGCAGGAAATCGAATGGTTCTACCAGGCTGGCGCCAGCCGCATGTTCCCCGATTACTGGCAGGACTACCTGGCGCCGATCCCTCAGGACGAGCGCGGCGACCTGCTGCAAGCCTTTCACAAGCGCCTGACCGGCAGCGATCAGATCGCTCAGATGCATGCCGCCAAGGCGTGGTCCACCTGGGAAGGCCGCACTGCGACGCTGCGCCCCAACCCGCTGGTGGTCGATCGGTTCTCCGAACCGCAGCGGGCCTTGTCGATTGCGCGCATCGAGTGCCACTACTTCACCCACAAAGCCTTTCTCGAGCCCAACCAGCTTATCCGCGACGTGCCAAAAATCGCCCATCTGCCTGCCGTGATCATTCACGGCCGATACGACGTGATCTGCCCATTGGACAACGCCTGGGAACTGCATCAGGCCTGGCCCAACAGCGAGCTGAAAGTAATCCGGGATGCTGGCCATGCGGCCTCCGAACCAGGGATCACCGATGCACTGGTGCGCGCGGCGGACCAGATGGCCCGGCGCCTGCTCGACCTGCCGCTCGAAGAAGCATGA
- the mdoH gene encoding glucans biosynthesis glucosyltransferase MdoH, with translation MSNSQAQPESLHEYLAHLPMSEEQRAELASCTSFGELHERLSASSVGTDGQAAAGHRLTLNSAAELDEHGLLVLDANGRVRIKATPPINRTKVVPEPWKTNVLVRMWRRLTGKPIGPEPTSDKRDLPKARWRWVGSTRRYILLILMLGQTIVAGYYMKGIMPYQGWAMVDLQEIAHQPWLTSAQQVLPYVLQTSILVLFGILFCWVSAGFWTALMGFLELLTGHDKYRISGASAGNEPIEPGARTALVMPICNEDVPRVFAGLRATFESVAASGNLDRFDFFVLSDTYDTDIAVAEQQAWLDVCRETKGFGRIFYRRRRRRVKRKSGNLDDFCRRWGGDYRYMVVLDADSVMSGECLSGLVRLMEATPDAGIIQTAPKASGMDTLYARMQQFATRVYGPLFTAGLHFWQLGESHYWGHNAIIRMKPFIEHCALAPLPGKGAFAGAILSHDFVEAALMRRAGWGVWIAYDLPGSYEELPPNLLDELKRDRRWCHGNLMNFRLFLVKGMHPVHRAVFLTGVMSYLSAPLWFFFLVLSTALLAVNTLMEPAYFLEPRQLYPLWPQWHPDKAIALFSTTIVLLFLPKLLSIILIWAKGAKEYGGRFKVTLSMLMEMLFSMLLAPVRMIFHTRFVLAAFLGWAATWNSPQRDDDSTPWSEAVKRHGPQTLLGFLWAVLVVSLNPSFLWWLIPIVGSLMLSIPVSVISSRTNLGLQARDEKLFLIPEEYSVPQELASTDAYTHENRWHALKDGFVRAVVDPRQNALACSLATARHGQAEPIEWMRADRVRTALTVGPEKLDSATRLYLLSDPVALSRLHSQVWSDQNEAWLGAWRKSVAADPHAPLLPLQPDAVVPQNMVNA, from the coding sequence ATGAGTAATTCCCAAGCACAGCCAGAGTCGCTGCACGAATACCTGGCCCACTTGCCCATGAGTGAGGAGCAGCGCGCCGAGTTGGCGAGCTGCACTTCCTTCGGTGAACTGCACGAGCGCCTGTCGGCCTCCAGCGTCGGCACCGATGGTCAGGCTGCGGCCGGGCATCGCCTGACGCTCAACAGTGCGGCCGAGCTCGACGAGCACGGCCTGTTGGTGTTGGACGCCAACGGTCGCGTGCGGATCAAGGCGACCCCGCCGATCAACCGTACCAAGGTCGTCCCGGAGCCTTGGAAAACCAACGTGCTGGTACGCATGTGGCGTCGCCTGACCGGCAAGCCAATCGGCCCCGAACCGACCAGCGACAAGCGTGACCTGCCCAAGGCACGCTGGCGCTGGGTCGGTTCGACTCGCCGCTACATCCTGCTGATCCTCATGCTGGGCCAGACCATCGTTGCCGGCTACTACATGAAAGGCATCATGCCCTACCAGGGCTGGGCCATGGTCGACCTGCAGGAAATCGCTCATCAGCCTTGGCTGACGTCAGCGCAGCAGGTACTGCCCTATGTGTTGCAAACCAGCATTCTGGTGCTGTTCGGTATCTTGTTCTGTTGGGTGTCGGCGGGTTTCTGGACCGCACTCATGGGCTTCCTCGAGTTGCTGACCGGGCACGACAAGTACCGCATTTCGGGTGCCAGCGCCGGTAACGAGCCGATCGAGCCCGGTGCTCGCACCGCGCTGGTGATGCCGATCTGCAACGAAGACGTGCCGCGGGTGTTCGCCGGCTTGCGCGCGACGTTCGAATCGGTAGCCGCCAGCGGTAACCTCGATCGCTTCGACTTCTTCGTGCTCAGCGACACCTACGACACCGACATCGCCGTTGCCGAGCAGCAGGCCTGGCTCGACGTCTGCCGCGAGACCAAAGGCTTCGGGCGGATCTTCTATCGCCGCCGTCGCCGTCGCGTCAAACGCAAGAGCGGCAACCTCGACGACTTCTGCCGTCGCTGGGGCGGCGATTACCGGTACATGGTGGTGCTCGACGCCGACAGCGTCATGAGTGGCGAATGCCTCTCGGGCCTGGTGCGGCTGATGGAAGCCACACCGGATGCCGGGATCATCCAGACCGCGCCGAAGGCGTCGGGCATGGACACCCTCTATGCGCGCATGCAGCAGTTCGCGACTCGCGTCTACGGCCCGCTGTTCACCGCTGGCTTGCACTTCTGGCAGTTGGGTGAATCCCACTACTGGGGGCACAACGCGATCATTCGCATGAAGCCGTTCATCGAGCACTGCGCCTTGGCGCCGCTGCCGGGCAAGGGTGCGTTTGCCGGGGCGATCCTGTCCCACGACTTCGTCGAAGCGGCGTTGATGCGGCGTGCCGGTTGGGGTGTATGGATCGCCTACGACCTGCCAGGCAGCTACGAAGAACTGCCGCCCAACTTGCTCGACGAGCTCAAGCGCGACCGTCGCTGGTGCCACGGCAACCTGATGAACTTCCGCCTGTTCCTGGTCAAGGGCATGCACCCGGTACACCGCGCGGTGTTCCTGACCGGGGTGATGTCCTACCTGTCGGCGCCGTTGTGGTTCTTCTTCCTGGTGCTGTCGACGGCGTTGCTGGCGGTCAATACCCTGATGGAACCGGCGTACTTCCTCGAGCCGCGGCAGCTGTATCCGCTGTGGCCGCAGTGGCATCCGGACAAAGCCATTGCGTTGTTCTCGACCACTATCGTGCTGCTGTTCCTGCCCAAGCTGCTCAGCATCATTCTGATCTGGGCCAAGGGCGCCAAGGAGTACGGTGGGCGCTTCAAGGTCACCCTGTCGATGCTGATGGAGATGCTGTTCTCCATGCTGCTGGCGCCGGTGCGGATGATTTTCCACACCCGTTTCGTGCTGGCGGCCTTCCTGGGCTGGGCAGCGACCTGGAACTCGCCACAGCGCGATGACGACTCGACGCCATGGAGCGAGGCGGTCAAGCGCCATGGTCCGCAGACGCTGCTGGGCTTCCTCTGGGCCGTTCTGGTGGTCTCGTTGAACCCGAGCTTCCTGTGGTGGCTGATTCCGATCGTCGGTTCGCTGATGCTGTCGATTCCGGTGTCGGTGATTTCCAGCCGTACCAACCTCGGCTTGCAGGCCCGTGACGAGAAACTGTTCCTGATCCCCGAGGAATACTCGGTACCCCAGGAATTGGCTTCCACCGATGCCTACACTCACGAAAACCGCTGGCATGCGCTCAAGGACGGTTTCGTCCGGGCAGTGGTCGATCCGCGGCAGAATGCCTTGGCCTGTTCACTGGCCACGGCACGTCACGGCCAAGCCGAACCGATCGAGTGGATGCGCGCCGACCGTGTGCGCACTGCGTTGACGGTAGGGCCAGAGAAGCTCGACAGCGCCACGCGCCTGTACTTGCTCAGCGATCCGGTGGCGCTGTCGCGTCTGCACTCGCAAGTGTGGAGTGATCAGAACGAAGCCTGGTTGGGCGCCTGGCGCAAGTCGGTCGCCGCTGACCCGCATGCGCCGTTGTTGCCGTTGCAGCCGGACGCAGTGGTGCCGCAGAACATGGTCAATGCCTGA